A single Oryctolagus cuniculus chromosome 16, mOryCun1.1, whole genome shotgun sequence DNA region contains:
- the ZNRF4 gene encoding E3 ubiquitin-protein ligase ZNRF4: MRRPRPGPAAAAAAPSASACAALAASLVLCALLAPARAVVRAVLDSNASSVDFADLPALFGVPLAPEGVRGYLMEAKPANACQPIEGPPLANGSLGAIALIRRYDCTFDLKVLHAQRAGFEAAIVHNVRSDDLVRMAHVYEDLRRQIAIPSVFVGEAASQDLRVLLRCDKSAHVVLLPDGPPCPDPDCHPALAASWVLGRTLALAACAGLGLHRLWLWLRAWRGRAAAAAHAAAQAAAKAQRGRRAQVRIFTRRNDVCAICLDEYEEGERLKILPCSHTYHCKCLDLWFSRAAHRSCPVCKQSLASTEDGSDSATESLGDEDPSLPGHQPPIWAIQARLRSRRLELLARACPRPRCSAGAAETAASS; this comes from the coding sequence ATGAGGCGGCCGAGgccgggccccgccgccgccgccgccgccccctcgGCCTCGGCCTGCGCGGCGCTCGCCGCCTCGCTGGTGCTGTGCGCGCTGCTGGCGCCGGCGCGGGCCGTGGTGCGCGCCGTGCTGGACAGCAATGCCAGCAGCGTGGACTTCGCCGACCTGCCGGCGCTGTTCGGCGTGCCGCTGGCGCCCGAGGGCGTGCGGGGCTACCTGATGGAGGCCAAGCCGGCCAACGCGTGCCAGCCCATCGAGGGGCCGCCGCTGGCCAACGGCTCGCTGGGCGCCATCGCGCTCATCCGGCGCTACGACTGCACGTTCGACCTGAAGGTGCTGCACGCGCAGCGCGCCGGCTTCGAGGCGGCCATTGTGCACAACGTGCGCTCCGACGACCTGGTGCGCATGGCGCACGTCTACGAGGACCTGCGGCGCCAGATCGCCATCCCGTCGGTGTTCGTGGGCGAAGCCGCGTCGCAGGACCTGCGCGTGCTCCTGCGCTGCGACAAGTCCGCCCACGTGGTGCTGCTGCCCGACGGCCCGCCCTGCCCGGACCCCGACTGCCACCCGGCGCTGGCCGCGTCCTGGGTGCTCGGCCGCACGCTGGCGCTGGCCGCCTGCGCCGGCCTCGGCCTGcaccgcctgtggctctggctccgGGCCTGGCGGGGccgcgcggccgccgccgcccacGCGGCTGCCCAGGCCGCCGCCAAGGCACAGCGCGGCCGCCGGGCGCAGGTGCGCATCTTCACGCGCCGCAACGACGTGTGCGCCATCTGCCTGGACGAGTACGAGGAGGGAGAGCGGCTGAAGATTCTGCCCTGCTCGCACACCTACCACTGCAAGTGCCTGGACCTCTGGTTCTCGCGCGCCGCGCACCGCTCCTGCCCCGTGTGCAAACAGTCGCTCGCCAGCACCGAGGACGGCTCCGACTCAGCCACTGAGAGCCTGGGCGACGAGGACCCGTCCCTGCCCGGCCACCAGCCCCCGATCTGGGCCATCCAGGCGCGGCTTCGCTCCCGGAGGCTGGAGCTGCTGGCCCGGGCCTGCCCGCGCCCCCGCTGCAGCGCCGGGGCCGCCGAGACGGCGGCGTCGTCCTGA